The following coding sequences lie in one Micromonospora sp. R77 genomic window:
- a CDS encoding demethylmenaquinone methyltransferase — protein MSRTPQGQRAGLDKSPHEVAAMFDGVAARYDLTNTVLSFGQDRSWRRVTREALGLRPGERVLDVGAGTGVSTEELAHSGAYVVGADLSLGMLRAGKRTRPQVPLLAGDALRLPFADGSFDAVTISFALRNVTDTDAALRELARVTRPGGRLVVCEFSTPVNPAFRTVYLSYLMRSLPAVARKVSSNPDAYVYLAESIRAWPDQAALAARIGAAGWGRVAWRNLTGGVVALHRAIRT, from the coding sequence GTGAGCCGTACCCCGCAGGGCCAGCGCGCCGGCCTGGACAAGTCCCCGCACGAGGTCGCCGCGATGTTCGACGGCGTGGCCGCCCGCTACGACCTGACCAACACCGTCCTCTCCTTCGGCCAGGACCGGTCCTGGCGGCGGGTCACCCGGGAGGCGCTCGGCTTGCGCCCGGGTGAGCGGGTGCTGGACGTGGGCGCGGGCACCGGCGTCTCGACCGAGGAACTGGCGCACTCCGGCGCGTACGTGGTGGGCGCCGACCTGTCCCTGGGCATGCTGCGCGCCGGCAAGCGGACCCGTCCGCAGGTGCCGCTGCTGGCCGGGGACGCGCTGCGGCTGCCCTTCGCCGACGGCAGCTTCGACGCGGTGACCATCTCCTTCGCGCTGCGCAACGTCACCGACACCGACGCGGCGCTGCGCGAGCTGGCCCGGGTCACCCGGCCCGGTGGCCGGCTGGTGGTCTGCGAGTTCAGCACCCCGGTGAACCCGGCCTTCCGCACGGTCTACCTGTCGTACCTGATGCGGTCGTTGCCGGCCGTGGCCCGGAAGGTCTCCAGCAACCCCGACGCGTACGTCTATCTCGCCGAGTCGATCCGGGCCTGGCCGGACCAGGCGGCCCTCGCGGCGCGGATCGGCGCGGCCGGCTGGGGCCGGGTGGCCTGGCGCAACCTGACCGGCGGGGTCGTCGCGCTGCACCGGGCGATCCGGACCTGA
- a CDS encoding type II toxin-antitoxin system Phd/YefM family antitoxin: MEQIAIRELNQHTSRVLARVRAGETVEVTDRGEPIARLVPVVAGDALLGRLVAEGRATAPTSTGPLPVPPVLGDPAEDVASALAGYRDEERW; encoded by the coding sequence ATGGAGCAGATCGCCATTCGTGAGCTCAACCAGCACACGAGCAGAGTGCTCGCCAGGGTGCGCGCCGGTGAAACGGTGGAAGTCACAGATCGGGGAGAGCCGATCGCCCGACTCGTGCCCGTCGTAGCGGGCGACGCCCTCCTCGGCCGTCTCGTGGCGGAGGGCCGGGCGACCGCGCCGACGTCGACCGGCCCGCTGCCCGTGCCGCCCGTGCTCGGTGATCCCGCCGAGGACGTGGCGTCGGCGCTGGCCGGATACCGGGACGAGGAGCGCTGGTGA
- the mqnC gene encoding cyclic dehypoxanthinyl futalosine synthase translates to MTVSREIDDILQRGADGGRITPEEALLLYTEAPFHALGEAADAVRRRRYPDNIVTYLIDRNINYTNVCVTACKFCAFYRAPKHSEGWTHPTEEILRRCGEAVELGATQVMLQGGHHPDYGVEYYEELFSSVKKAYPQLAIHSIGPSEILHMAKVSGVSLDEAIARIKAAGLDSIAGAGAEMLPDRPRKAIAPLKESGARWLEVMELAHRQGLESTATMMMGTGETNAERIEHLRMIRDVQDRTRGFRAFIPWTYQPENNHLKGRTQATNLEYLRLVAVARLFFETVPHLQASWLTTGKDVGQLALHMGVDDLGSIMLEENVISSAGARHRSNLHELIEMIRTADRIPAQRDTLYNRLAVHWTPADDPSDDRVVSHFSSIALPGGGAGKSLPLVEVN, encoded by the coding sequence GTGACGGTGAGCCGGGAGATCGACGACATCCTGCAGCGCGGCGCGGACGGTGGGCGGATCACGCCCGAGGAGGCCCTGCTGCTCTACACCGAGGCGCCCTTCCACGCGCTGGGTGAGGCGGCGGACGCGGTACGCCGACGGCGCTACCCGGACAACATCGTCACCTACCTGATCGACCGCAACATCAACTACACGAACGTCTGCGTGACGGCGTGCAAGTTCTGCGCCTTCTATCGCGCGCCCAAGCACTCGGAGGGGTGGACCCACCCGACCGAGGAGATCCTGCGCCGCTGCGGCGAGGCGGTCGAGCTGGGCGCCACCCAGGTCATGCTCCAGGGCGGCCACCACCCGGACTACGGCGTGGAGTACTACGAGGAGCTCTTCTCCTCGGTCAAGAAGGCCTACCCGCAGCTGGCCATCCACTCCATCGGGCCGAGCGAGATCCTGCACATGGCCAAGGTCTCCGGCGTCAGCCTGGACGAGGCGATCGCCCGGATCAAGGCGGCCGGCCTGGACTCGATCGCCGGTGCCGGCGCGGAGATGCTGCCCGACCGGCCGCGCAAGGCGATCGCGCCGCTGAAGGAGTCGGGCGCGCGCTGGCTCGAGGTGATGGAGCTGGCCCACCGGCAGGGCCTGGAGTCGACCGCCACGATGATGATGGGCACCGGCGAGACCAACGCCGAGCGGATCGAGCACCTGCGGATGATCCGCGACGTGCAGGACCGCACCCGAGGCTTCCGGGCCTTCATCCCGTGGACGTACCAGCCGGAGAACAACCACCTCAAGGGCCGCACCCAGGCGACCAACCTGGAATACCTGCGGCTGGTGGCGGTCGCCCGGCTCTTCTTCGAGACGGTGCCGCACCTGCAGGCGTCCTGGCTGACCACCGGCAAGGACGTCGGCCAGCTCGCGCTGCACATGGGCGTGGACGACCTGGGCTCGATCATGCTGGAGGAGAACGTGATCTCCTCCGCGGGCGCCCGGCACCGGTCCAACCTGCACGAGCTGATCGAGATGATCCGCACCGCGGACCGGATCCCGGCCCAGCGCGACACGCTCTACAACCGGCTCGCCGTGCACTGGACGCCGGCCGACGACCCGAGCGACGACCGGGTGGTCTCGCACTTCTCCTCGATCGCCCTGCCGGGCGGTGGGGCCGGGAAGTCGCTGCCCCTCGTCGAGGTCAACTGA
- a CDS encoding type II toxin-antitoxin system VapC family toxin: MIYLDSAAVIKLLRRELATEDLVAWLNERPGTSLVASALVEVEVPRALRRAAPQALVGVPTILSRLYRVEIDATVRAAAGAYAEPLLRSLDAIHLATAEILARQAGSDFAAFVTYDRRLLDAAKGVGLPVASPGLD, encoded by the coding sequence GTGATCTATCTGGACTCAGCGGCGGTCATCAAGCTGCTCCGCCGGGAGCTGGCGACCGAGGACCTCGTGGCCTGGTTGAACGAGCGGCCCGGGACGTCACTGGTCGCGTCGGCTCTGGTCGAGGTCGAGGTGCCCCGGGCGCTTCGTCGCGCGGCACCGCAGGCTCTCGTGGGGGTCCCCACGATTCTCTCCCGGTTGTACCGGGTGGAGATCGACGCGACCGTTCGCGCGGCGGCCGGCGCGTACGCGGAGCCGTTGCTGCGCAGCCTCGACGCGATCCACCTCGCGACGGCCGAGATCCTGGCTCGTCAGGCAGGTAGCGACTTCGCAGCCTTCGTCACCTACGACCGTCGGCTGCTCGACGCGGCCAAGGGGGTCGGACTCCCGGTGGCGAGCCCGGGCCTGGACTGA